The sequence below is a genomic window from Cicer arietinum cultivar CDC Frontier isolate Library 1 chromosome 6, Cicar.CDCFrontier_v2.0, whole genome shotgun sequence.
TTCTCCAAAGTGGCAACCATAACGTGGCGCTTTTCTCCAACGGGTTTAGCCCAAACCCGTATTCGTCTATCGGCTGATCCAGTGTAAACGGTTCCATCATTGGAAACTGCAACCGCATTGACCGCATCTTCATGAGCGTTGACCGACTCAACACAACGAAGATCCGAGATTCTCCATATTTTGAGTGTTTTATCCCACGAAACGGAGTAGATAACGCCGTTAGAAACGGCGAGGTCGGTTACGGCATCGGCGTGTTGAATCCAGAGGCGTTTGTCGTGGCGGCGGACGGTGACGTAGTTTTTCGGGAAGAGGAAGCGGCGGAGAAAATCGTTGACGGTGGGAAGGGTTGTTAACATGCGGTGGTTGCGTCGGCGGCGGTGGTGCCAGACGCGGATTTTGCAGTCTTGGTGGGTTGTGAAGAGCATATCTTTGGAGAAGGTAATGGCTTTGGTGGAGCCAGAGGAAGTGGAATTGAAGGAGTGGAGATTTGTACACGTGTGGCGATCGTAGACGTTGATTAGGTTTTCGGTTGCGGCGTAGAGAAGGTTGTTGTGAATGGCGAGGGAGGTGATTGGGCGAGAGGGGCGGGGTGTGAAGGAAGTGAGACAGTGGTGAGAGACGGAGAAGTTTTGTGGAGAGAGTTTTTGGAGAGAAGGAAGGGATGGGAGTGTTTGTATGGAGTAGTTGGTGTGAAGAGTACTGGAGGTGCTTTCATCGGAGGTTGCTGTGGAGGTGGAAGAAGAGGTGGTTGAGTATTCGGATGCATGTTGTTTATGTGATCGGAGTATTGGAAGTGAAATGGTTGAGTTGTTGGTGGCTGTGGCGCAGTTTACGGAGGAGCATGTGTCTAGCCA
It includes:
- the LOC101505355 gene encoding protein JINGUBANG, whose product is MRLQSWLDTCSSVNCATATNNSTISLPILRSHKQHASEYSTTSSSTSTATSDESTSSTLHTNYSIQTLPSLPSLQKLSPQNFSVSHHCLTSFTPRPSRPITSLAIHNNLLYAATENLINVYDRHTCTNLHSFNSTSSGSTKAITFSKDMLFTTHQDCKIRVWHHRRRRNHRMLTTLPTVNDFLRRFLFPKNYVTVRRHDKRLWIQHADAVTDLAVSNGVIYSVSWDKTLKIWRISDLRCVESVNAHEDAVNAVAVSNDGTVYTGSADRRIRVWAKPVGEKRHVMVATLEKHKSAVNALALNDDGSVLFSGACDRSILVWEREDSANHMVVSGALRGHQNAILCLINVSDLLLSGSADRTVRIWKRVYDGSFCCVGVLDGHGKPVKSLTAVSEYDDQSSTNGVVSVYSGSLDGEIKVWQLSIRCLATQDSDILNSYKANKIT